From Pandoraea norimbergensis, the proteins below share one genomic window:
- the ggt gene encoding gamma-glutamyltransferase: MVVTAQHIASKVGVEVLKSGGNAIDAAVAVGYALAVVYPAAGNIGGGGFMTIQLADGRKTFLDFREKAPLAATANMYLDKDGNVIKGASTTGYLAVGVPGTVSGMEYAREKYGTKTRQQLISPAITLADKGFVLDQGDVDMLWTSTKDFEKDRANSGAIFMNKGQPFQPGERLVQKDLARTLRLISAKGTDGFYKGEVASKLVASMKAGGGIITQADLDQYKTRELAPVECDYRGYHVVSAPPPSSGGVVICEIMNILEGYPMKELGYHSAQGVHYTIEAMRHAYVDRNSYLGDPDFVKNPLAHLLDKDYAAKIRAAINPQKAGISQEIKPGVPPHEGSNTTHYSIVDKDGNAVSVTYTLNDWFGAKVMANGTGVLLNDEMDDFTSKVGVPNMYGLIQGEANAIGPGRRPLSSMSPTIVTKDGKTVMVVGTPGGSRIITATLLTMLNMIDYGMNLQEAVDAPRFHQQWMPESTNIEAFALSPDTQKILESWGQKFAGPQPPNHIAAILVGAPSLGGKPIGKNRFYGANDPRRNTGLALGY; encoded by the coding sequence ATGGTCGTGACCGCGCAGCACATCGCATCGAAGGTCGGCGTCGAAGTACTCAAGTCCGGCGGCAACGCGATCGATGCCGCAGTGGCCGTGGGCTATGCGCTGGCCGTGGTGTACCCGGCAGCCGGCAACATCGGCGGCGGCGGCTTCATGACGATTCAACTCGCCGACGGCCGCAAGACCTTCCTCGACTTCCGCGAGAAGGCCCCGCTGGCTGCCACCGCCAACATGTACCTCGATAAGGACGGCAACGTCATCAAGGGCGCCTCCACCACCGGCTATTTGGCTGTGGGTGTGCCGGGCACCGTGTCGGGCATGGAGTACGCACGTGAGAAGTACGGCACGAAAACGCGTCAGCAACTGATCTCGCCGGCCATCACGCTGGCCGACAAGGGCTTCGTGCTCGATCAGGGCGACGTGGACATGCTGTGGACGTCGACCAAAGACTTCGAGAAAGACCGCGCCAACTCGGGCGCCATCTTCATGAACAAGGGTCAGCCGTTCCAGCCAGGCGAGCGTCTGGTGCAGAAGGATCTCGCGCGCACGCTGCGCCTGATCAGCGCCAAGGGCACCGACGGTTTCTACAAGGGTGAAGTCGCGAGCAAGCTGGTGGCCTCGATGAAGGCAGGCGGCGGCATCATCACGCAGGCCGACCTCGACCAGTACAAGACGCGCGAACTGGCCCCGGTGGAATGCGATTACCGCGGCTATCACGTGGTCTCGGCCCCGCCCCCGAGCTCGGGCGGCGTGGTGATCTGCGAGATCATGAACATCCTCGAAGGCTATCCGATGAAGGAACTGGGCTATCACTCGGCCCAGGGCGTGCACTACACCATCGAAGCCATGCGTCATGCCTACGTCGACCGCAACAGCTATCTGGGCGATCCGGACTTCGTGAAGAACCCGCTCGCGCATCTGCTCGACAAGGACTACGCCGCGAAGATTCGTGCCGCGATCAACCCGCAGAAGGCCGGTATCTCGCAAGAGATCAAGCCGGGTGTGCCGCCGCATGAAGGCAGCAACACGACGCACTACTCGATCGTCGACAAGGACGGCAATGCTGTGTCCGTCACCTACACGCTCAACGACTGGTTCGGCGCGAAGGTCATGGCTAACGGCACGGGCGTGTTGCTCAACGACGAGATGGACGACTTCACGTCCAAGGTCGGTGTGCCCAACATGTACGGCCTGATTCAGGGTGAAGCGAACGCCATCGGCCCGGGCCGTCGCCCGCTGTCGTCGATGAGCCCGACCATCGTCACCAAGGATGGCAAGACGGTGATGGTCGTCGGTACGCCGGGCGGCAGCCGCATCATTACGGCCACGCTGCTCACGATGCTCAACATGATCGACTACGGCATGAACCTGCAAGAAGCCGTGGATGCCCCGCGCTTCCACCAGCAGTGGATGCCGGAATCGACCAACATCGAAGCGTTTGCCCTGAGCCCGGATACGCAGAAGATTCTCGAGAGCTGGGGCCAGAAGTTTGCCGGCCCGCAACCCCCGAATCACATCGCTGCGATTCTGGTCGGTGCTCCGTCGCTGGGCGGCAAGCCGATTGGCAAGAACCGCTTCTACGGTGCTAACGATCCGCGCCGCAATACGGGTCTCGCGCTCGGGTATTGA
- a CDS encoding methionine ABC transporter permease, which yields MIDKYLRALGETLLMVTSACAIVFAAGMLIAVVLVLTAPGGLAPRPRFNRALSVVVNLFRAVPFIILLVALLPVTRWLVGTTMGTWAAVVPLAVHLIPFFARVTQVGLREIDPGLIEAARAMGCRRWHIVRHVLLPEALPAILGGATVTVIAMVGASAMAGAVGAGGLGDLAVRYGYERYETSVMFNVIIILVALVTFVQFAGERLARRVDHRR from the coding sequence ATGATCGACAAATACCTGCGCGCGCTGGGCGAGACCTTGCTGATGGTCACCAGCGCGTGCGCCATCGTTTTTGCCGCCGGCATGCTGATTGCCGTGGTGCTGGTGCTTACCGCGCCGGGTGGTCTGGCGCCGCGTCCGCGTTTCAATCGCGCGCTGTCCGTCGTCGTGAACCTGTTTCGCGCCGTGCCGTTCATCATTCTTCTCGTGGCACTGCTGCCGGTCACGCGCTGGCTCGTCGGCACGACCATGGGCACTTGGGCGGCGGTGGTGCCGCTGGCCGTGCACCTGATTCCGTTCTTCGCGCGCGTCACGCAAGTGGGGCTGCGCGAGATCGATCCGGGGCTGATCGAAGCAGCCCGTGCGATGGGGTGCCGCCGTTGGCACATCGTGCGCCACGTGCTGCTGCCCGAAGCGTTGCCGGCCATTCTCGGCGGTGCGACGGTGACGGTGATCGCGATGGTCGGCGCGTCGGCCATGGCCGGTGCCGTGGGGGCGGGTGGTCTGGGGGATCTGGCAGTGCGCTACGGCTACGAACGCTATGAGACGAGCGTGATGTTCAACGTGATCATCATTCTCGTGGCGCTGGTGACCTTCGTGCAATTTGCGGGCGAGCGTCTCGCGCGACGTGTCGACCATCGGCGATAG
- a CDS encoding MetQ/NlpA family ABC transporter substrate-binding protein, whose protein sequence is MQRRQLIRLFGSLSLALSIGTMGTLGMTSAMAADKPLKVGVRGGVDEEIWEVVTKVAKSRGLNVETVVVTGTASPNEALNSGDLDANSFQHIPFLRDQVKQRGYKIVAVGDTLISPIAFYSKKYKSLEALPVGAKIGLPNDPSNQTRALVILRDHGLIKLRDGFDPYTGTATLADVTANPRKLDFIESASVVLARSLPDVDASAIVNSFAYQAGLIATRDGIAVEKRENNPYVNIIAVREKDKNAPWVAPLIKAYQSEEVRKFIETKYQGSVVPAF, encoded by the coding sequence ATGCAACGCCGCCAACTCATTCGCTTGTTCGGCAGTCTTTCACTGGCCCTCTCCATCGGCACGATGGGCACCCTCGGCATGACGAGCGCGATGGCTGCCGACAAACCGCTCAAGGTGGGCGTACGCGGCGGCGTTGACGAAGAGATCTGGGAAGTGGTCACGAAGGTGGCAAAGTCGCGAGGCCTGAATGTCGAGACGGTTGTCGTCACCGGCACGGCCAGCCCCAACGAAGCGCTCAACAGCGGCGACCTCGATGCCAACTCGTTCCAGCACATCCCGTTCCTGCGCGATCAGGTCAAGCAGCGCGGCTACAAGATCGTGGCCGTGGGCGACACGCTGATCTCGCCCATCGCCTTCTATTCGAAGAAGTACAAGTCGCTCGAAGCACTGCCGGTCGGCGCCAAGATCGGTTTGCCGAACGACCCGAGCAACCAGACGCGTGCGCTCGTCATCCTGCGTGACCACGGTCTGATCAAGCTGCGCGACGGCTTCGATCCGTACACCGGCACGGCCACGCTGGCCGACGTCACCGCTAACCCGCGCAAGCTCGACTTCATCGAAAGCGCCTCCGTCGTGCTCGCGCGCTCGCTGCCCGACGTCGACGCTTCAGCCATCGTCAACAGCTTCGCGTATCAGGCGGGCCTGATCGCCACGCGCGACGGCATTGCGGTGGAAAAGCGCGAAAACAACCCGTACGTGAACATCATCGCCGTGCGCGAGAAGGACAAGAACGCGCCTTGGGTCGCCCCGTTGATCAAGGCTTATCAGTCGGAAGAAGTGCGCAAGTTCATCGAGACCAAGTATCAGGGCTCGGTCGTTCCGGCCTTCTGA
- a CDS encoding serine hydrolase yields the protein MSALWDPTLPLLFSPTLPRLYRMSPRVVALARLMLFGIVLLIAGLPVSDALGATAHQTSAGKRRQEATKKKKAASKVAAKKPVRKSAASARTKATRKATPPRAATAAKRGAPAAKRRAAAALPPKAAVAGATAVTAPSASAQVSSGKQVSTDAQPRLLARCGFTPASRKRLFSRAVYIVDEKTHTPLYARNADRVMPIASVSKLMTAVVWLDNQPSMRQSLTVTRDDLDTLKFTHSRLAVGSTLTRRDMLHISLMASENRAAAAMSRDYPGGRPAFIAAMNAKAKALNMPNTRFENSTGLSPRNVSTARELARLVRASNGYPLIRQYSIDHQQLVRTGKGQLQYVNTNRLVRYGKVHASVQKTGFINESGHNMVMRVMVHKRRPVIVTMLGSDTPEGSRLDGVRIAHWLSCSLQ from the coding sequence ATGTCTGCCCTGTGGGACCCAACGTTACCCCTGCTGTTCAGCCCCACCCTGCCCCGCCTGTATCGCATGTCCCCGCGTGTGGTGGCGCTCGCTCGCCTGATGCTGTTCGGCATCGTTCTGCTCATTGCGGGGCTGCCAGTGAGCGATGCGCTCGGTGCGACAGCACATCAGACCAGCGCAGGAAAACGCCGTCAGGAAGCGACGAAGAAGAAAAAGGCGGCGTCGAAGGTGGCGGCGAAGAAGCCTGTCAGGAAATCGGCGGCGAGTGCTCGGACAAAAGCGACGCGCAAGGCGACGCCGCCGCGCGCGGCAACGGCCGCCAAGCGTGGCGCGCCGGCGGCGAAACGGCGTGCGGCAGCGGCATTACCACCGAAAGCGGCGGTTGCGGGGGCAACGGCAGTAACAGCGCCATCGGCGTCCGCGCAGGTGTCGTCTGGCAAGCAGGTCAGCACCGATGCGCAGCCCCGCTTGCTGGCGCGCTGCGGTTTCACACCGGCTTCGCGCAAGCGGCTGTTTTCGCGGGCGGTCTATATCGTCGATGAGAAAACGCATACGCCGCTCTACGCCCGTAATGCCGATCGCGTAATGCCCATCGCTTCGGTTTCCAAACTGATGACAGCCGTCGTGTGGCTCGACAATCAACCGTCGATGCGACAGTCGCTCACCGTCACGCGAGACGATCTCGACACGCTGAAATTCACGCACTCACGGCTGGCCGTGGGCTCGACGCTGACGCGTCGCGACATGCTGCATATCTCGCTGATGGCGTCGGAGAACCGCGCGGCGGCAGCGATGAGCCGTGATTATCCGGGCGGTCGTCCTGCGTTTATTGCGGCGATGAATGCCAAGGCAAAGGCGCTCAACATGCCGAATACGCGCTTCGAGAATTCGACGGGGCTTTCACCGCGCAACGTATCCACCGCGCGTGAATTGGCAAGACTGGTGCGTGCCTCGAATGGCTATCCGCTCATTCGTCAGTATTCGATCGATCATCAGCAACTCGTGCGCACGGGCAAGGGCCAGTTGCAGTACGTGAATACCAATCGGCTGGTGCGCTACGGAAAAGTGCATGCAAGCGTGCAGAAGACCGGCTTTATCAATGAGTCCGGCCACAACATGGTCATGCGCGTGATGGTGCACAAGCGCCGCCCCGTCATCGTCACGATGCTCGGCAGCGACACGCCGGAAGGCTCACGTCTGGACGGCGTGCGCATCGCGCATTGGTTGTCGTGCTCGTTGCAGTGA
- a CDS encoding IclR family transcriptional regulator has product MNGVMERTLAILELLAQQVGGTPLAFIADELDIPRSACHRLLTDLKGFGYVRQLREHGDYVLTTKLVGLGLSFLSTSGIIDMAQAILDRLAETSGELVRLAIVDGDRLTWVAKAQGAMKGLKYDPDMGMDTVLSCSATGHAWMMTMSDERAMALVSRQGFGQPKDYGPNAPTTVQGLLTFLDAARQRGYATINEVFAPGMTAMAAPILRRGYPALGVISIAGPLIRLDEARMARLGPALLAAASELAAASHASPLFERIS; this is encoded by the coding sequence ATGAACGGCGTGATGGAGCGCACTCTCGCGATTCTCGAACTGCTCGCGCAGCAAGTCGGCGGTACGCCGCTGGCGTTCATCGCCGATGAACTCGATATCCCACGCAGTGCCTGCCACCGGTTGCTCACCGACCTGAAGGGGTTTGGTTACGTGCGCCAATTACGCGAACACGGCGACTATGTGCTGACGACCAAGCTGGTGGGGCTGGGGCTGAGCTTCCTGAGCACGTCGGGCATCATCGACATGGCGCAGGCGATTCTCGATCGACTGGCGGAGACGTCGGGTGAGTTGGTGCGTCTGGCCATCGTCGATGGCGATCGCCTCACGTGGGTCGCGAAAGCGCAGGGGGCGATGAAGGGGCTGAAGTACGACCCGGATATGGGGATGGACACCGTGCTGTCGTGTTCGGCCACCGGTCATGCATGGATGATGACGATGAGCGACGAGCGCGCCATGGCGTTGGTCAGCCGTCAGGGATTCGGGCAGCCGAAGGACTATGGCCCCAATGCGCCCACGACCGTGCAGGGACTGCTCACGTTCCTCGATGCCGCCCGGCAGCGCGGCTACGCCACCATCAACGAAGTGTTCGCGCCCGGGATGACCGCCATGGCGGCCCCGATTTTGCGCCGGGGCTATCCGGCGTTGGGCGTCATCAGTATTGCGGGCCCGCTGATTCGGCTCGACGAGGCGCGTATGGCGCGCCTCGGCCCCGCATTGCTGGCGGCCGCATCCGAGCTTGCCGCCGCGAGTCACGCCTCACCGCTGTTTGAGCGGATCAGCTGA
- a CDS encoding MFS transporter encodes MTHVATSASDASMQTRAVTAATIGTALEWFDFTLYGALAATLLPKLFFPAMEPTSALLASLATFGVGLAARPLGAVICGSLGDKFGRRNLMLATVSVMGVASVLMGLLPTYAQIGVWAPILLVVLRIVQGFALGGESTGGQLMAIEHASPDRRGRYSGLLGICSPVSQILANAALFGLSASLSTEAFESWGWRVPFVMSVLLVIVGVYIRLKVHETPAFAAMKQATQVVKVSNPLRDAVRLHYKPLIRWTLFFCGPAAIFYLIVVFSLSYITKTLGVPKQTAFMLLMGANIFAIFGALIGGTLSDRIGRKKALAIGSCATLLISLVYFSVLDTRSFVPMLLIMGLFLGFTQYQSGIQPVAFAEAFPTNVRYSGSALAYTGANLLTGGPMPMVAVWLLSISNGSPWAVVALCAVLNVISLAAILIGPETRGIDMHRTDSTHALTGDAAEAEHLATLGTGGAANVSRVTPVDGAHGMRNSH; translated from the coding sequence ATGACACACGTAGCGACCTCTGCGTCGGACGCGTCGATGCAGACACGGGCGGTCACCGCCGCCACCATCGGCACCGCGCTCGAATGGTTTGACTTCACTTTGTACGGTGCGTTGGCGGCGACCTTGCTGCCGAAGCTGTTCTTTCCCGCGATGGAGCCGACATCGGCCCTGCTCGCTTCGCTGGCGACGTTCGGCGTCGGACTGGCGGCACGCCCGTTGGGCGCAGTGATTTGCGGCTCGCTCGGCGACAAGTTCGGGCGGCGTAATCTGATGCTCGCCACGGTATCGGTCATGGGCGTGGCGTCGGTGCTCATGGGCTTGCTGCCCACGTACGCGCAAATCGGTGTGTGGGCGCCGATTCTGCTGGTGGTGCTGCGCATCGTGCAGGGCTTCGCACTGGGTGGCGAGTCGACGGGCGGCCAACTCATGGCCATCGAACACGCGAGTCCGGACCGGCGCGGCCGATATTCCGGCCTGCTGGGTATCTGCTCCCCCGTGAGTCAGATTCTCGCCAACGCGGCGCTATTCGGGCTATCGGCATCGCTCTCGACCGAGGCGTTCGAGTCTTGGGGATGGCGTGTGCCGTTCGTGATGAGTGTCTTGCTGGTGATCGTCGGCGTGTACATCCGGCTCAAGGTGCACGAAACCCCGGCGTTTGCCGCGATGAAGCAGGCAACGCAGGTCGTGAAGGTGAGCAACCCGCTGCGCGATGCCGTGCGCCTGCATTACAAGCCGCTCATTCGCTGGACGCTGTTCTTTTGCGGCCCTGCGGCGATCTTCTATCTGATTGTGGTGTTCTCGCTGAGCTACATCACCAAGACGCTTGGCGTGCCGAAGCAGACGGCTTTCATGTTGCTCATGGGCGCGAACATCTTCGCTATTTTCGGTGCGCTGATCGGCGGCACGCTGAGTGACCGGATCGGCCGCAAGAAGGCGCTGGCGATTGGCTCGTGCGCCACGCTGCTGATCTCGCTCGTGTATTTCTCCGTGCTCGACACGCGCAGCTTCGTGCCGATGTTGCTGATCATGGGGCTCTTTCTCGGCTTCACGCAGTACCAGAGTGGTATTCAGCCGGTGGCATTTGCCGAGGCGTTTCCGACCAACGTCCGTTACTCGGGCTCGGCGCTCGCTTATACCGGGGCCAATCTGCTCACGGGCGGGCCGATGCCGATGGTTGCCGTCTGGCTGCTCTCGATCAGCAACGGTTCGCCTTGGGCCGTTGTGGCGTTGTGCGCTGTGCTCAATGTGATTTCGCTGGCCGCCATTCTGATCGGGCCGGAAACACGCGGCATCGACATGCACCGCACCGACTCGACGCATGCGCTCACGGGAGATGCCGCGGAGGCTGAACACTTGGCGACGCTCGGCACCGGCGGCGCGGCCAACGTTTCTCGCGTCACGCCAGTCGACGGTGCGCATGGCATGCGCAACAGCCACTGA
- a CDS encoding type II 3-dehydroquinate dehydratase has product MSDLVYILNGPNLNMLGKREPHLYGHTTLAEIETTVRSVAAQLELRCEFRQTNSEATMIDWLQEAFEAGAGVILNPAGFSFRSIPVLDAAKLIERPLIEVHITNIHKRDEIYRHSLISTVATGVICGLGVQCYPLALHAMAGMLRAAR; this is encoded by the coding sequence ATGTCCGATCTTGTCTACATCCTTAACGGACCGAACCTCAACATGCTCGGCAAGCGCGAGCCGCACCTCTACGGGCACACCACGCTCGCCGAGATCGAAACGACCGTGCGGTCAGTGGCCGCGCAGCTTGAACTGCGGTGCGAGTTCCGGCAGACGAACAGCGAAGCCACGATGATCGACTGGTTGCAGGAAGCGTTCGAAGCCGGCGCGGGCGTCATCCTCAACCCGGCCGGCTTCTCGTTCCGATCCATTCCGGTGCTTGACGCTGCGAAGCTCATTGAGCGTCCGTTGATCGAGGTGCATATCACCAACATCCACAAGCGCGATGAGATTTACCGGCACTCGTTGATTTCGACCGTGGCGACGGGCGTGATCTGCGGTCTCGGCGTGCAGTGCTACCCGCTGGCACTGCACGCGATGGCCGGGATGTTGAGGGCAGCGCGCTAG
- a CDS encoding MFS transporter, translated as MSSLHTSSHPVPQTSDRRRWLVLAIVSVALLLIVIDMTVLYTALPRLTHDLAATASAKLWIVNAYALVVSGLLLGMGTLGDRLGHKRLFIAGLAVFGIASLAAAFSPDANLLIAARALLGVGAAMMMPATLSLIRLTFADSRERALAIGIWASVASGGAAFGPVVGGALLEHFWWGSVFLINVPIVLLALPLAYWLIPKGGATSTQPWDWFGSVLFMVGLVGLTYAIKTAGKPSPDWSTVGVALVVGGVFLAAFVRRQQRSAHPLLDFKLFRNPAFASAVVAALVASASLIGMELVFSQRLQLVLGYSPLEAGWAIVPLPLAAFVAGPIAGQLLPRLGGARMLPIALLISGIGMAGYLFVRDMGLMPSIVTLAILGFGVGATMTAASSTIMQSAPPERAGMAASVEEVSYELGGALGVTFMGSLLSFVYARGMQVPQTDALPSVVRDSLDEAQIVAEQLPAALAESLTRLANTAFDQGFNAVIAAAAILLIATAAWGRWHARAR; from the coding sequence ATGTCCAGTCTGCATACCTCTTCGCATCCGGTGCCTCAAACCAGCGACCGTCGTCGCTGGCTGGTGCTCGCGATCGTTTCGGTGGCGCTGCTGCTCATCGTGATCGACATGACGGTGCTCTACACGGCACTGCCGCGTCTGACCCACGATCTTGCAGCGACGGCGTCCGCCAAGCTGTGGATCGTCAACGCATACGCGCTTGTCGTCTCGGGCCTCTTGCTCGGCATGGGCACGCTCGGTGACCGCCTCGGTCACAAGCGTCTGTTCATCGCGGGGCTGGCCGTCTTCGGTATCGCCTCACTGGCGGCAGCTTTCTCACCCGACGCCAACCTGTTGATCGCCGCTCGCGCACTGCTTGGCGTAGGTGCCGCGATGATGATGCCGGCGACGCTCTCTCTTATTCGCCTCACGTTTGCCGATTCGCGCGAACGTGCGTTGGCCATCGGCATCTGGGCGTCGGTCGCGTCCGGCGGTGCCGCGTTCGGCCCGGTCGTGGGCGGCGCGCTGCTCGAACACTTCTGGTGGGGCTCGGTCTTCCTGATCAACGTACCGATCGTGTTGCTGGCGCTGCCGCTGGCGTACTGGCTGATTCCGAAAGGTGGTGCGACGTCGACGCAGCCGTGGGACTGGTTCGGTTCCGTGCTCTTCATGGTGGGGCTGGTCGGTTTGACCTATGCGATCAAGACGGCCGGCAAGCCTTCTCCCGACTGGTCGACAGTGGGCGTGGCGCTTGTCGTGGGCGGTGTTTTCCTCGCGGCGTTCGTGCGCCGTCAACAACGCAGTGCCCACCCGTTGCTCGACTTCAAACTGTTCCGCAATCCGGCATTCGCAAGCGCTGTCGTCGCGGCGCTCGTCGCATCGGCATCGCTGATCGGGATGGAACTGGTGTTCAGTCAACGTCTGCAACTGGTGCTCGGCTACTCGCCGCTCGAAGCCGGCTGGGCCATCGTGCCGTTGCCGCTCGCCGCCTTCGTCGCTGGGCCGATTGCCGGTCAACTGCTGCCGCGTCTGGGTGGCGCCCGTATGCTGCCGATCGCGTTGCTGATCTCGGGGATCGGGATGGCGGGCTATCTGTTCGTACGCGACATGGGGCTGATGCCGTCGATCGTCACACTGGCCATTCTCGGCTTCGGCGTCGGCGCGACGATGACCGCTGCGTCGAGCACGATCATGCAGAGTGCGCCGCCGGAACGTGCCGGGATGGCGGCCTCGGTTGAGGAAGTCTCGTACGAACTGGGTGGGGCGTTGGGTGTGACGTTTATGGGCAGTCTGCTGTCATTCGTGTACGCCCGTGGCATGCAAGTGCCACAGACCGATGCACTGCCGAGCGTAGTGCGCGATAGCCTCGACGAGGCGCAGATCGTTGCCGAACAACTGCCGGCGGCACTCGCCGAGTCGCTTACGCGTCTGGCGAATACCGCCTTCGATCAAGGCTTCAATGCCGTGATCGCGGCGGCAGCCATCTTGCTGATCGCTACCGCCGCGTGGGGACGCTGGCACGCCCGAGCGCGTTAA
- a CDS encoding OPT family oligopeptide transporter, which yields MASQPTRIPDAVSLPELTVRGMILGALITVVFTASNVYLGLKVGLTFSSSIPAAVISMAVLRALRGGNILENNMVQTQASAAGTLSSIIFVLPGLLMIGHWQGFPFGLTLAICASGGILGVLFTIPLRRAMVVDSDLPYPEGVAAAEILRVGSEGDDASSSNSADGQSDRQSNAAGGSGVREIAFGGVVSALFAFATNGLKIFGESITAWIPAGTAVFRLTSGFSLALIGAGYLIGIVSGLAILLGILLSWGIAVPVLTSITPNTDGQAMAAFANGLWQHKVRFIGAGTIGVAAVWTLITLAKPMVEGVKTSFAALGQSRARGTGAKLGRTEQDLSPRWVIGLTLVCVAVWVVTFGVFLADAPLSVGGIATLVACSVVFAVVFGFLVAAACGYMAGLVGSSASPISGIGIVAVVLVSLLILSVSQASGLLDTTAGGKLAIALALFTTAAVIAIATISNDNLQDLKTGWLVGATPWRQQVALLVGCVVGAAVIPPVLNLLYNAYGFTDALPRAGMDPSQALSAPQAILMTAIAKGIFTHQLDWSMLGIGAVVGLVMIAIDAMLAKRGGVARLPVIAVGIGIYLPPTIGSALVIGSVLGWISHRVMKARAKAHGKDFGPYADAAERRGVLLASGLIVGESLVGVAMAMVVGFTGSDAPLAIVGSGFARTADWIAFAAFAAVCVVLVRRVLAAVPR from the coding sequence ATGGCTTCTCAACCGACTCGTATTCCCGACGCAGTTTCGCTACCTGAATTAACGGTACGCGGCATGATTCTTGGCGCGCTGATCACCGTGGTGTTCACCGCCTCCAATGTTTATCTCGGCTTGAAAGTCGGCCTCACCTTTTCATCGTCCATTCCGGCGGCCGTGATCTCGATGGCCGTGCTGCGCGCGCTGCGTGGCGGCAATATCCTCGAGAACAATATGGTGCAGACGCAGGCGTCTGCGGCCGGCACGCTCTCGTCGATCATTTTCGTTTTGCCGGGCCTGTTAATGATTGGTCATTGGCAAGGCTTTCCATTTGGTTTGACGCTCGCGATTTGCGCGTCGGGCGGCATTCTCGGTGTGCTCTTCACCATTCCGTTGCGACGCGCGATGGTCGTGGATAGCGATCTGCCTTATCCGGAAGGTGTGGCGGCGGCTGAAATTCTTCGTGTCGGCAGTGAAGGCGACGATGCGTCGTCTTCGAATTCCGCTGACGGTCAATCGGATCGTCAATCGAATGCGGCGGGTGGTAGCGGCGTGCGCGAGATTGCGTTTGGTGGTGTGGTATCGGCGTTGTTCGCATTCGCCACGAATGGACTGAAGATCTTTGGTGAAAGCATTACCGCGTGGATTCCTGCCGGCACGGCGGTGTTTCGCCTGACCAGTGGCTTTTCACTGGCACTGATTGGCGCGGGCTATCTGATTGGGATTGTTTCGGGTCTGGCGATTCTGCTCGGCATCCTATTGAGCTGGGGCATTGCGGTGCCGGTGCTGACGTCGATTACGCCCAATACCGACGGGCAAGCGATGGCAGCATTCGCGAACGGGCTCTGGCAGCACAAAGTGCGATTCATTGGCGCGGGTACCATCGGTGTGGCTGCTGTCTGGACGCTTATTACGCTTGCCAAGCCCATGGTCGAGGGTGTCAAGACGTCGTTCGCGGCGTTGGGACAGTCGCGGGCTCGCGGCACGGGTGCGAAACTCGGCCGGACGGAACAGGATCTTTCGCCGCGCTGGGTCATTGGTTTGACGCTGGTTTGCGTGGCCGTCTGGGTGGTGACGTTCGGCGTGTTCCTTGCGGACGCACCGTTGTCGGTGGGCGGCATTGCGACGCTGGTGGCTTGCAGCGTGGTGTTCGCCGTCGTCTTCGGCTTTTTGGTTGCTGCGGCTTGCGGTTACATGGCGGGGCTGGTCGGGTCTTCGGCGAGTCCGATTTCCGGCATCGGTATCGTCGCGGTGGTGCTGGTCTCGTTGTTGATTCTCAGCGTGAGTCAGGCGAGCGGCCTGCTTGATACGACGGCCGGCGGCAAGCTGGCGATTGCGCTGGCGCTATTCACGACGGCGGCTGTTATCGCGATTGCCACGATTTCGAACGACAACTTGCAAGATCTGAAGACGGGTTGGCTCGTGGGTGCGACGCCGTGGCGTCAGCAGGTGGCACTGCTGGTGGGGTGTGTGGTTGGCGCGGCGGTGATTCCGCCGGTGTTGAATCTGCTCTACAACGCGTATGGCTTTACGGATGCGTTGCCGCGCGCCGGGATGGATCCGTCGCAGGCCTTGTCGGCGCCGCAGGCCATTCTGATGACGGCGATCGCCAAGGGCATCTTCACGCATCAACTCGACTGGTCGATGCTGGGCATTGGTGCGGTGGTGGGGCTAGTGATGATTGCCATCGACGCGATGTTGGCAAAGCGCGGTGGCGTTGCGCGGTTGCCGGTGATTGCCGTGGGGATTGGTATTTACCTGCCGCCGACGATTGGTTCGGCATTGGTGATCGGTTCGGTATTGGGTTGGATTTCGCACCGGGTAATGAAGGCGCGTGCGAAAGCGCATGGCAAAGATTTCGGACCATACGCGGACGCCGCTGAACGACGTGGTGTATTGCTGGCATCCGGCCTGATTGTCGGCGAAAGCCTTGTGGGTGTAGCGATGGCAATGGTGGTTGGATTTACTGGCTCGGATGCACCGTTGGCGATCGTAGGCAGCGGGTTTGCCAGGACAGCCGATTGGATCGCATTCGCAGCATTTGCCGCCGTGTGCGTAGTGCTGGTTCGCCGCGTATTGGCTGCCGTACCGCGATAA